A single genomic interval of Aedes aegypti strain LVP_AGWG chromosome 1, AaegL5.0 Primary Assembly, whole genome shotgun sequence harbors:
- the LOC110679312 gene encoding coiled-coil domain-containing protein 124: MPKKMGINSKAVEARERKAEAKKVATEKAARAAEDALWADDDKLLAKKKKQKEDEERKRLEQARKKAEAKALLEQEMSSIKTAPKVSVQKITRAQIDAEVEKRNRAIETVNNPPKPVVPKTPAIEENLNRMMAETEVAQTIDQAIAVLNVKDGEDRHPEKRMKAAFKAYEDEQLPIMKQEYPSLKLSQLKQMIFKEWQKSPQNPMNQKA, translated from the exons ATGCCGAAGAAGATGGGAATCAACAGCAAGGCCGTGGAAGCTCGAGAACGCAAGGCCGAAGCAAAAAAGGTCGCAACTGAGAAGGCAGCCAGAGCAGCGGAGGATGCACTGTGGGCCGATGACGATAAGCTGTTGGCCAAAAAGAAAAAGCAGAAG GAAGATGAAGAGCGAAAACGCCTCGAACAGGCTAGGAAAAAAGCGGAAGCTAAAGCTTTACTAGAGCAGGAAATGAGCTCCATCAAAACTGCACCTAAAGTATCGGTTCAAAAAATTACGCGGGCTCAAATAGATGCTGAGGTGGAAAAACGCAATCGTGCGATCGAAACCGTTAACAATCCACCGAAGCCAGTCGTTCCGAAAACACCTGCCATCGAAGAAAACCTCAATCGAATGATGGCCGAAACGGAAGTCGCTCAAACGATAGACCAAGCCATTGCCGTGCTCAACGTGAAGGACGGTGAGGATCGCCATCCTGAGAAACGAATGAAGGCTGCTTTTAAGGCTTACGAAGATGAACAGTTACCAATCATGAAGCAAGAATATCCCTCTCTAAAATTGTCACAGCTCAAGCAGATGATTTTCAAGGAATGGCAAAAGTCTCCGCAAAATCCAATGAATCAGAAGGCGTAG
- the LOC110679314 gene encoding pre-mRNA-splicing factor 18: protein MDVLKAEIARKRKLLEEKKLVDEKKKYFKRGELLAQEQEEYKAKYGQQASGSGETQANHGDGDKSPTKDSKFDFRNLPRSEVIRKLRERGEPILLFGESEADSCSRLHHLEISAPEINRGFRNDFQEAMEQVDEEYLNEILTSNGTGLSKGKSSNEDYAIDDSVTYESIQEMAVRLGRSGKEHDMHVITTLIQFMLKMWNDQLNSGTTAQRTATKWKIARATFEQTRLYLKPLLRKLRNKSIPEDILDSLTDITKSLLKRDYIHASDAYLTMAIGNAPWPIGVTMVGIHARTGREKIFSKNVAHVMNDETQRKYIQGLKRLMTKMQEYFPTDPSRCVEYVSKKDRVD, encoded by the exons atggATGTATTGAAGGCAGAGATAGCTCGCAAGCGTAAACTTTTGGAAGAGAAAAAACTTGTG GATGAAAAGAAAAAGTACTTTAAACGAGGTGAATTGTTGGCTCAGGAGCAAGAGGAGTATAAGGCAAAGTACGGACAGCAAGCCAGCGGTAGCGGAGAAACTCAGGCAAATCACGGCGACGGCGACAAATCACCGACAAAAGATTCTAAGTTTGATTTTCGCAATCTTCCCCGATCGGAAGTCATCCGGAAGTTGCGAGAACGGGGGGAACCAATTTTACTATTCGGAGAGTCCGAAGCGGATTCCTGTTCGCGGTTGCATCACTTGGAAATTTCGGCTCCGGAGATTAACCGTGGATTTAGAAATGATTTCCAGGAAGCTATGGAACAAGTTGACGAAGAATATTTGAACGAAATTCTGACCTCCAATGGAACCGGCTTGAGTAAAGGGAAGTCCTCGAATGAAGACTATGCGATTGACGATTCTGTGACATACGAATCAATACAGGAAATGGCTGTACGCCTCGGGAGAAGCGGCAAAGAACATGATATGCATGTTATAACCACTTTGATACAGTTTATGCTGAAAATGTGGAACGATCAGTTGAACTCGGGAACGACCGCGCAACGCACAGCGACCAAATGGAAAATCGCCAGGGCCACATTCGAGCAGACTCGGTTGTACTTGAAACCCTTACTCCGGAAATTGCGAAACAAGAGTATACCCGAAGATATTCTGGACAGTTTGACGGACATAACTAAAAGTCTCCTCAAAAGGGATTACATCCATGCCAGCGATGCTTACCTCACGATGGCAATTGGGAATGCTCCGTGGCCAATTGGTGTTACTATGGTCGGTATCCATGCTCGTACTGGTCGGgagaaaattttctccaaaaacgtAGCGCATGTCATGAACGATGAAACCCAACGGAAGTACATTCAAGGGCTGAAACGATTGATGACCAAAATGCAGGAATATTTCCCTACCGATCCATCCCGATGTGTAGAATACGTAAGCAAGAAAGATAGAGTTGATTAA